Within Theileria orientalis strain Shintoku DNA, chromosome 4, complete genome, the genomic segment aaagtttaaactaaaattgtaaaataatgcTCAGATCATTTAATTCAAATGGTTTAAAGGTGTGTTTTGGCTATGATTGCTTATTTAATAAGCAAAGGATAAATAATTGACCTGATTCCTTCTCATAGGTATACTCGCTATCTTCTGGAAAGTCGATACCTCAATTTGCCCTAGAAGCACTTAGGAACAGaagaaaattaaagtaagatgtgttaaatataatgtaaatttagaCACGACTCTGAATATGAACATCGGATTGAACTGATTCACGATTTGGAATTTCCACAGTGCTGTGGAACAGTGGATGTTTCTCCAGACTCAAGATATGTTATCGCAACAGGAGCCTATCCACCTCAGGTAAAAACAAGTGAGACCAAATTTAGTAGATAGGGATTTACGACACACTGGAGCTTTGCCTGAAGCACCGAAGAGGGATTGACAATGAAGTAGTAAGAACGTGCTTTCTGGAATCAGATTACACGAAACTGGCATTTCTGTGCAGAAATAGATTCATCGAGTTCCACAACAGAGGAGGAAGACATCACACGGTAATTTTCGGAACAAGTAATCGACGTTAGATTCGGATTCCCAAGGAGGGAAGAGACATGAAGTACATATCAGACAACGCATCAATAGTGACAGCGACGGCATCAAATGAGCTGTTCAggtaacaaataaattgaaattagTGCGCAGAGTTAACCTGGAAAAGGGAGTGTTTGAGGAGCCACTGGTATCAGGGTGCTCAGAGTTAAATTGCATAGCAGAGAATCCAATACTGCCACTGATCTCAGCAGGAGGGTGAGTTTGAGTCATTATAGAATTGGGTAGACAAGGATCTATGGTAGAGAGTTGGGATTTGAGAACAAACGAATCAgtgtcgaagctgaagtgCACAGAAAACGAGGAAGAGAGGTGAGTCCAGGGACAATGGTCGTCTCCTATTTATGAATTCAGCCAGTTACATCattatacattaatacCTGATCgtacacacatattttagTGTCACAACTTGCGTGTACTCAGCAAATGGACTTAAGGTGGCAGTGGGAACTGAGTACGGATCAGTAAAGCTGTACGACATAAGGAATTCAAAGCCACTATGGGAGTATGCCTCAGTAAGCAGGGCTGAAATAAACTGTATACAATGGGTTAACTCAGTGAATCACTACATCACAGGTAAATGTGCGGTAGTAACGTGGATTTTTTAGAAATTGGAGAAAATTCACTGATAGCATGGTCAGATTACTCAAGTGTAAGAGTGCACACAATAGATAAAGGGAGCTTTGTCGCATCGATAGAAGGACTAGCGCcaaatgaaaaaaacacatttgCGAACATAAACGGATTCTGTTTTTACCCAGATAGTGGAGTGTGTTTCGTAGTGGGAGATCAAACGAGAGTTGGAACGTACTTTATACCGCACATAGGACCGGCACCAGTGTATGACAATAAGTTATACCTATGTATAGTTACGGTCACAATGATGGTGACATGAATAGTTATttagtaataatagtagcaCGAATAGTTAAGAGCAGCCACGACTGTAGTTGCAGCAATTAACACTGATGACTCTGTAGTTGGTGTTCGTTTTTGGAGAACATAACTGAGGAGATGGAAGTGCCGAACGCAACGAACACGGGAGTGGCACCGAAGAAGCAAGTGTATGACGAATACGTGTTTGTAACGGAGGAGCAACTGGAGGAGCTGTCAGCATCAGAGCTGATTGGAACGAACATGGTTAAAGACTATATGCACGGGTTCTTCATAAGCAGTAAGCTGCACAAGAAGTTGAAGGTACGTTGACGAGATAGTATACAGATAAATAACgtatgaataaaatgagtataagtaaataacgtatgaataaaatgggtataaataagtaacgTATAAAAACGCGTAGGCTCTGTCGTCCGATTTAAGCTACGAGGAGTacaagaaaaagaagatacAGGAAAGAATAGAGGCGAAGCGCCAGATGAGAGTGCCAATAAGGCAGAAGCCAGTGAAGGTGAACGTCGAATTGGCAGAGAAGTTGCAGGCAGCATCGGCAGTGGAAGGAAAGGTACGTTGGTTAAGGGGTGGACATGTGACTTTAGAGCCTGtcgaagaagcagaaggaggCGGCACTGATAGCGAGGGCGGCGCTGGAAGACGAAAGGTTCTCGAAAATATTCACGGACGAGAACTTCGCAATAGAGCACCTGGACGCAACCAGAAACTGAATAATGTAATCGCAGTGTTTAAGACTGTGTGTTAGTTTATGTTTGCACGCTAATATTTAGTGCATATTTAGTATGTTCATACGCCCGttggtaaaataaagtgGAAGTGTACGTATGCTAAAAACGTAAGTGTATGATATCTAAACACATGTCATAAACATGAAGCGTAAAAGTTAAAGTAGATTGTATGGTACAAGTTAGCAAAGTAAGCGTATAAGTTAAAGTAGATTGTATGGTACAAGTTAGCAAAGTAAGCGTATAAGTTAAAGTAGATTGTATGGTACAAGTTAGCAAAGTAAGCGTATAAGTTAGAAACACAAAGAGTGTGGTATAATTTACAGGGTGCAGAAGAGCAGATAAATCACAGCTTAAGAGTGTGGCCGTTCGACAGAAGCTTCCTGCGGCCGCAAAAGGTGCGATAGAAGACGACCTTGAGGGCGTTAATCCTGAAGATGCAGCCGCGGTTCTTCACGGGCGGAGAGTTGAGCCTGGAGACGTAGACGAGGCTCCGGGTGTCGAGAGAGTGGGCCTCCTCGGAAATCTTGGCAAGAATGTTCTGGAAGACGACGTACTCGTCGCCGGAAAAGGCGCTGTTGGTCTCAAACTCGGCGAAGTCGACCCGGTCGTTCTCAGAGTCGAACATGAAGAGGTCAGTCTCCTCGTCGCTCTCAGCCTTGCCGTTGAAGGACGCGGAGCGCTGAAACAGAAGGCCGCGCGCGCCCTCGGGGCCGCCCAAGTTCATGCTCGTGGAGACCTGGAGCTCGTAAATCAGCGCCTCGAGTGCGACGTTGATGAACCTGAGGATCTccgaggaggagctggataTGCGCTTCATAGTGTCCAGCTGCTTGAAGGTGATGATCTGCAGGTACACCACGATGGGCACGCGCTTCTGGTTGTAGCAGCGCAGGTACCGCAGGAAGAACTTGAGGTAGGCCGAGGTCGGCAGCGTCTGCCCCTGCACCCTCAGGATCTGCGCGTCCTGCAGAGCCTTGAAGATGAGCGCGCTGTCGAAGGAGCCGAGCTCGGGGTCTGCGGCCGACTTGAGCTCGCCGATGGTCTGCAGGTCCTTGGAGATCGTCTCAAAGTTCAGCAGCGACCTCTCGCAGTGGAGCGCCCGGTTCACCTGCAGGTCCTCAGTCTGCCTGTAGCCGGCGAGCAGGCCCGCGGCGTCGATCTCGGAGTCGGAGCCGTAGTAGGCGTACTTGGCCTGTCCGTCCGGCTTCTTGTCCTCGCCGAAGAAGTACTTGTCGTAGAAGGCCGGCTTCGTGTTAGAGGGCGACTCTGAGGTCCTCGAGGCCGACTCTGAGCCCACGTCGGTGTCGTCGGCGGACTCGCTGGCCGCAGAGAGGCCCTCGATGTAGTCCCTGGGGCTGTAGATGCTGTAGACGGTTATTGAGCTCTTGGTGGGCGTCACAAAGCTGGCATCTGACTTCTTAGTCGCGTAGCTGCTTCCGTCGGCACTCTCCGCCTTTTCCTGCTCAGACTCGACGGAGGATTCCGAAGCCTCAGCCTGCTGAACTGATTTGACTTGATCAGGCTTCTCCACAGCGTCGGCACTCTCTTGTGCTTTCTCTTGCTCGGCAGCACTGGTGACGTTGCCGTTGCCAATGGTCGGCACGTCC encodes:
- a CDS encoding uncharacterized protein (WD40 repeat-like domain containing protein); this translates as MLRSFNSNGLKVYSLSSGKSIPQFALEALRNRRKLKHDSEYEHRIELIHDLEFPQCCGTVDVSPDSRYVIATGAYPPQIGIYDTLELCLKHRRGIDNEVVRTCFLESDYTKLAFLCRNRFIEFHNRGGRHHTIRIPKEGRDMKYISDNASIVTATASNELFRVNLEKGVFEEPLVSGCSELNCIAENPILPLISAGGQGSMVESWDLRTNESVSKLKCTENEEESVTTCVYSANGLKVAVGTEYGSVKLYDIRNSKPLWEYASVSRAEINCIQWVNSVNHYITEIGENSLIAWSDYSSVRVHTIDKGSFVASIEGLAPNEKNTFANINGFCFYPDSGVCFVVGDQTRVGTYFIPHIGPAPVWCSFLENITEEMEVPNATNTGVAPKKQVYDEYVFVTEEQLEELSASELIGTNMVKDYMHGFFISSKLHKKLKALSSDLSYEEYKKKKIQERIEAKRQMRVPIRQKPVKVNVELAEKLQAASAVEGKSLSKKQKEAALIARAALEDERFSKIFTDENFAIEHLDATRN